The following are encoded together in the Vibrio splendidus genome:
- a CDS encoding Flp family type IVb pilin codes for MITKLYVKTSMFLSQFKNDERGVTAIEYGLIAVAMAVLVSTAVGTGGFIEKLEAAFTQVGDTITEASS; via the coding sequence CTATACGTCAAAACAAGCATGTTTTTATCACAATTCAAGAACGATGAGCGCGGTGTAACTGCGATTGAATATGGTCTTATTGCAGTAGCAATGGCTGTATTAGTATCTACAGCAGTGGGTACCGGCGGTTTCATTGAAAAGCTTGAAGCTGCCTTCACACAAGTGGGTGATACGATTACGGAAGCTAGCAGCTAA